One genomic segment of Strix aluco isolate bStrAlu1 chromosome 9, bStrAlu1.hap1, whole genome shotgun sequence includes these proteins:
- the B3GNT7 gene encoding UDP-GlcNAc:betaGal beta-1,3-N-acetylglucosaminyltransferase 7 isoform X2, with translation MAPSQFMQGQQQKELPPPEPLKTQKRDNSFSITSTFWKSKKEKAPVKEEESVTAKQAKSWDVTTTNCSANQNFSKVDWFKGLEPNFQQFLLYRHCRYFPMLINHPEKCNGDVYLLIVVKSIITQHDRREAIRRTWGQEKEVEGKRIRTLFLLGTTSKEEERANYQKLLDYENHIYGDILQWDFLDSFFNLTLKEVHFLKWLNIYCDNVRFIFKGDDDVFVSPSNILEFLEDKKEGEDLFVGDVLYKAKPIRKKENKYYIPSALYNKSNYPPYAGGGGFIMDGPLAKRLHKTSETLELYPIDDVFLGMCLEVLKVSPVGHEGFKTFGIVKNKNSKMNKEPCFFRSMLVVHKLLPPELLQMWDLVHSNLTCSRKLNVL, from the coding sequence ATGGCCCCCAGTCAGTTCATGCAGGGCCAGCAGCAGAAAGAGCTGCCTCCTCCGGAGCCcctgaaaacacagaagagagacAACTCCTTCTCCATCACCAGCACTTTCTGGAAAAGCAAGAAGGAGAAAGCTCctgtgaaggaggaggagagcgtGACAGCAAAGCAAGCCAAATCCTGGGATGTCACCACTACCAACTGCTCAGCCAACCAGAACTTCAGCAAGGTGGACTGGTTCAAAGGACTGGAGCCCAACTTCCAGCAGTTCCTGCTCTATCGGCACTGCCGCTACTTCCCCATGCTGATCAATCACCCTGAGAAATGCAACGGGGATGTCTATCTGCTCATCGTGGTCAAGTCTATCATCACGCAGCACGATCGCCGTGAGGCCATTCGGAGGACCTGGGGCcaggagaaggaggtggagggCAAGAGGATTAGGACACTGTTCTTGTTGGGCACAACCTccaaggaagaggagagagccaACTACCAGAAACTGCTGGATTACGAGAACCACATCTATGGAGATATCTTGCAGTGGGATTTCCTGGACAGCTTCTTCAACCTCACTCTCAAAGAGGTCCATTTCCTGAAGTGGCTGAACATCTACTGTGACAACGTCCGCTTCATCTTCAAAGGTGACGATGATGTGTTTGTGAGTCCCAGCAACATCCTGGAGTTCCTGGAGGacaagaaggagggagaggatcTCTTTGTGGGGGATGTCCTCTACAAAGCCAAGCCAATCCGGAAGAAGGAGAACAAGTACTACATCCCCAGCGCCCTCTACAACAAAAGCAACTACCCACCCTATGCAGGGGGGGGGGGCTTCATCATGGATGGACCCCTGGCCAAGAGGCTGCATAAGACCTCGGAAACGCTGGAGCTGTACCCCATTGACGACGTCTTCTTAGGGATGTGCTTGGAGGTCCTTAAAGTATCACCTGTTGGGCACGAGGGCTTCAAAACTTTTGGCATTGTGAAGAACAAGAACAGCAAGATGAACAAGGAGCCATGTTTTTTCCGCAGTATGTTGGTGGTTCATAAACTGCTGCCTCCAGAGTTGCTCCAAATGTGGGACTTGGTCCATAGTAACTTGACATGCTCGAGAAAACTCAACGTCCTTTAG
- the B3GNT7 gene encoding UDP-GlcNAc:betaGal beta-1,3-N-acetylglucosaminyltransferase 7 isoform X1: MFQWKKTIYKTVCLSFLLVITVTVLQRGMAPSQFMQGQQQKELPPPEPLKTQKRDNSFSITSTFWKSKKEKAPVKEEESVTAKQAKSWDVTTTNCSANQNFSKVDWFKGLEPNFQQFLLYRHCRYFPMLINHPEKCNGDVYLLIVVKSIITQHDRREAIRRTWGQEKEVEGKRIRTLFLLGTTSKEEERANYQKLLDYENHIYGDILQWDFLDSFFNLTLKEVHFLKWLNIYCDNVRFIFKGDDDVFVSPSNILEFLEDKKEGEDLFVGDVLYKAKPIRKKENKYYIPSALYNKSNYPPYAGGGGFIMDGPLAKRLHKTSETLELYPIDDVFLGMCLEVLKVSPVGHEGFKTFGIVKNKNSKMNKEPCFFRSMLVVHKLLPPELLQMWDLVHSNLTCSRKLNVL, encoded by the coding sequence GAAGAAGACCATCTACAAAACGGTTTGCCTCTCCTTCTTGCTGGTGATCACGGTGACAGTGCTGCAACGGGGAATGGCCCCCAGTCAGTTCATGCAGGGCCAGCAGCAGAAAGAGCTGCCTCCTCCGGAGCCcctgaaaacacagaagagagacAACTCCTTCTCCATCACCAGCACTTTCTGGAAAAGCAAGAAGGAGAAAGCTCctgtgaaggaggaggagagcgtGACAGCAAAGCAAGCCAAATCCTGGGATGTCACCACTACCAACTGCTCAGCCAACCAGAACTTCAGCAAGGTGGACTGGTTCAAAGGACTGGAGCCCAACTTCCAGCAGTTCCTGCTCTATCGGCACTGCCGCTACTTCCCCATGCTGATCAATCACCCTGAGAAATGCAACGGGGATGTCTATCTGCTCATCGTGGTCAAGTCTATCATCACGCAGCACGATCGCCGTGAGGCCATTCGGAGGACCTGGGGCcaggagaaggaggtggagggCAAGAGGATTAGGACACTGTTCTTGTTGGGCACAACCTccaaggaagaggagagagccaACTACCAGAAACTGCTGGATTACGAGAACCACATCTATGGAGATATCTTGCAGTGGGATTTCCTGGACAGCTTCTTCAACCTCACTCTCAAAGAGGTCCATTTCCTGAAGTGGCTGAACATCTACTGTGACAACGTCCGCTTCATCTTCAAAGGTGACGATGATGTGTTTGTGAGTCCCAGCAACATCCTGGAGTTCCTGGAGGacaagaaggagggagaggatcTCTTTGTGGGGGATGTCCTCTACAAAGCCAAGCCAATCCGGAAGAAGGAGAACAAGTACTACATCCCCAGCGCCCTCTACAACAAAAGCAACTACCCACCCTATGCAGGGGGGGGGGGCTTCATCATGGATGGACCCCTGGCCAAGAGGCTGCATAAGACCTCGGAAACGCTGGAGCTGTACCCCATTGACGACGTCTTCTTAGGGATGTGCTTGGAGGTCCTTAAAGTATCACCTGTTGGGCACGAGGGCTTCAAAACTTTTGGCATTGTGAAGAACAAGAACAGCAAGATGAACAAGGAGCCATGTTTTTTCCGCAGTATGTTGGTGGTTCATAAACTGCTGCCTCCAGAGTTGCTCCAAATGTGGGACTTGGTCCATAGTAACTTGACATGCTCGAGAAAACTCAACGTCCTTTAG